Within Salvia splendens isolate huo1 chromosome 21, SspV2, whole genome shotgun sequence, the genomic segment aaaatacatactcttatgggacgaagggagtaaaatTTTCCATAGTATTTCTTGTTAttgttatattaatataattgataataacacaaatttatacattaatttaattgaatttaaaatttaatgattttatgtACATGATGTACAATTAATGTATATAAATCTTTATATGTAAGCATACGAAGCAATGTATAGTCACTGTTGTGTATTGAGTAACTTTGGAATGTGAGAAAAGTAGAAAACTTAGTAAATCCCATTGAGTTGATTAGAATACACATTTTATATGGCGTGATACGATCAAATTTACTGGTAGAAAACGGAATTTCCTCGAGAAAAATATAATCCTATTAATTACGTCacccataatttatttattctacTTCTTGTACAAAGAAACCAAAATCTTCTTCACCAAACATCAGTTTCTTCTCTATGTAGAGTAGAGTGTGACAAATAGAAGAGTTTTTTCATTCGTTCTTCTCTATACAATAATTTCAAATAGAGGAAAAAATCAACAGCCTTTTGCAATAGCTCGTGGAATTCATTCCTCTGATCATCAAGCATCAGATACATAACAGCATCGCCTCAGCTATCGGAACCACCATTGCGGTGGCAGTACATCGGTTCGCCGGAAATTGGACTGATATTACTAATCTTTGACGAGCCATCGACGGCCATGAATCTTGTAACCACCAAATGCAGTGTCAATGGTGCTTTCATTGCCGCTCTCTGCACTGGTGTACCCGGATTTGCGTCGGTGCTTCTTCCTCTTCGAGCTACTACTGCTGTCGCTGAAGCTCCCAATAAGGAGGGGATCGTCGATTCCTCGGATCACTGCCTTCGCCGAGGAAATGCAACTGTCGTCCTTGGTTCTCTTTTCCTTCTTTATGTTCTCGGAGATCTTATGCAGCTTTTGGTTAAACTTAGTGATTCCTTTCTCTACTGGCTCTACTGCTTGAGTGACTGTGAACTTCACATCATTCACAATCTGCATAGAAAAGTGCAGAAAAACAGATTTTAATACCATCAGCAGGAATTCGACATCAGGCAAAAGTAATGACAGTGGCACAGAAAAATCGGGTTTTTGTTAAATGACGAAGAATGAAGCACTTACCATTGAAACAATACCTGGGTGAAAGTATAGGATACTTCAACTACACAAATATGCTAACGAATAATTTCAATATTGCAGAAGAGTTGAGTATAAGAAGAAATGAGAAGAACTTACATATTCACCACCCCCGAGAAAAACATCCTTAACGCTCTCTCTAATTGTCATTCCACTTCTGGCTTCATAATCGGGTTGAGGAAGGCGCAGCTTTGTGGGCCGTTCACTATCCCTAACCTCATCTGGGTCCAGAGGACAATCCACGGATGCATAATCTCCGAGGACTGCAACACTTCCAGAAAAGCGATCTCCCATTAACTCATAAGGCGTTGCCGGGAAAACATAAAGGTGAACCACAGAAGCAAGACCCATCTGTCCTGGACGAATGCACAAACATTCAtaacataaaatataatatcAAACTATAATACAAGAAGAAATTGAGTACTGAGCCCATTGTGTATCTATCAAAATCAAGATATTGATATTAACAACGGAAGCCTAAACATAATTAACGAAAATCGGTCAAGAGCAGCAGCCAAGAAAATGCAGCTTAACATAATTACCTCTATGCAGATGATGAAGTCCTGAACACTGGATTTAAATTGCAAGGACTCAGCTATTGGACTTTTAAATAAGCCAACGGCATAGAAAAGAGCTATTGCAACCCCTTGCCACCAAGTTAAGAACACAATTGACTTGAATGTCAGAAACTTGTACAGTGGTTTGATGTGCGCCAATTCATTTTTTGTGATGGCATAAAAATGAACTAAACAATACAAAGCCCATGACTGACTGAAATTTAAAACCACAGCCATATACGGGTACCTATAAAACAAAGAAGGAAAAAATTGTTAAGAGTAACCAAGCTTCTTATCCATTCATTTGAGCTACTCACTTTGAGTAAATCTTaaaggaataaaatccataggAATCGAGATTAAACAGAAGCAGCTACTGCGTATGAAGGTTATAAATCGATATGATTACTTTTTTCATTAGATAAAACAAAAATTGGAGTACCAAATTCTTTAAAACAATGTACATCACACTAGCTTATAAGTATAGTTTCACTTCAATGAGTGGTGCATCAAAAAAGTAGCATAGGCTTTTCACTCTAGCCAATCCAAGAAAAAACATGGTTGCCTACTTTTTCCCTAATATTTCAGGCTTCTCATGGTCCCACCTTTCTGCCTGCTACATGTGTGTCACAATCTTGAAGGGTTGCAGGTAATCAAAAACAAGTTCCAATATCTAGTCAATACAAATATTCAAAGGATGTAACGTACCCACAATTCCATTTGAAGTCGCCTTCACAATACACATCAAAAGCTTCGAGAATTACTGCTGAAATAGCGGTCAGTGCTTTTATTATCATCTGCCATCGAAGTTTCCAAACTTGTCAAAGCATGGTGATTGGCAAGATAAAAGAGTAGAAATAGTGAACGGCAGAACACACTGAAAGATTACAAATGAAGATGGAACTTACATACTGAACAATTCCAAACTTGATAACCTGAAAAACCCACTGACCAAGTTTCCAAGGCTTCAAGATATAATTCATCGGAAAAGGATGCCTCACAATTCCCCTTTCATGACCATGATCATCTAGTAGGGGTGCTTTCATACCTGCACGCCCTTCCCTCCTCATAAACTCAATTGCCCTCTCTTCTCCGCCTAATTCACCATGTGAAAATTGGATGATCTTGTTCCGGCAAATAGTTAGTTACTCTACTTTAGCAAGAAGTTTGATGACCAGGGGCCATGTGAACTAGCATAATGTTATACAAGTTTTTTTGAAGCATTTATTTATCTGCTAACTTATGGAGTATAAGAAATTAACAATATGTGCAATTACAGATACTAATTGAAGAACTTCAACATTAAGAAGGAAGCTTGATCGTATACCTAAACAAGCAATTAGATACCTCCCAAAGCAATACATGGCAAAGGACTCGTAGCAATCACGAGCAATCCCAACATCAACACTAATTGCTGGGTGTACCATAGAAACAAACTGCAAACAGAAGACCTTGCTTGAGAAGGAAGTAATATCTTAACTAGATTTTTCACAAGCAACTCTCACCAGAAAAACTCACATAAAGAGTGAAACCAAGAATACATCTAATTTGAAGCAATTCAAGATATCAATCAGGAAAGTGTACTTCATAATAGAAGTACAAAACTAATTAGTACCAACAGTGACTAATCCGCCTACCTGACTGTGTGAGAAGGGATCCATTCGGAAATATTGTCTTACGAAAAGTAAATTAACTGAAGAGAAAAGTGATCCCACTACAGAgaactaaaaaaattattgaaatcaTACTAAAAAAACATGCTGTAGGCTTGCATAAGCCAATAAATAACACagtttgtaaatttaaatatggaTTTGAAGACGTTAACAAAGTAACTCTAGTGCTGCAGAGCAATAAAGGACCCTAATGCTACTATTGGCAGAATTACCGATACACTGAAGCTTGTAGCAACATAGTGCTTCAAGCCTTCCGCATGTGAATCATCTACTAATCTTAGGCGATTCACCGTACAGTGACCATAATATTGATACAAAATCTTTGCAAACTCAGAAAATGTCTAAATTTTCACCTGATAGGCACAATGAATTCATAAATAACACTGCTATACCTCTTTCACCATATAAGCAGTCTTATTATCTCTTAATCACAACAAAATACTGCTAAACACAAACTCAATTAAACAGAAACATCTTCCAATACACCAAAATTTCCACTTCTATAACACATccaccaacaaaatcaacaaaaCATCTCATGATCAATCATAACTATTCAGCTAAACCAGACAGAAAAGGACAAAAAGACGTGGAAAAGCTTACTGATTCAACAGCATAGCATGGAACCATGAGTACCACTCCTATGAGAAACTTTTGCTCCTGCAATCACCAAATCGCcgttaaaataaacaaaatgcGCAGCAATTTGAAAGGTCGTAGAAACGGGTGAAGTGGAACCTCGGGATTCTTGTAGGCGGACAAATGCTCGAACATGAGGTATATGGAGAGGGTGAGAGTGACGACGACGAAGGTACCGGCGATCAAAACTGCCCATATAGGCGTTGAATATTCGGCGGCGAGCCAAATTAGGAGATGATAATAACCTGAATTGACGATTCTCAGCAGCATCAATTCGAATTCAGCTGACTCCGATTGGGAATTTGATTGATTTCGATCCGTGGAATTGGAAGCTCATGTAGATTCGGTTTCGTATCGCGGTAGGAAAGAAGGGGTTTGAATTGAAGACTGGAGGATGGGACGATTTCATACGACGACAAAATTatgactattttattttattttattttttaaaatacttattCGTATTAGTGTCTATTGTTATTTTTGGGGTAATTATTAAAATGTTGGGTTATTTTTCATCGTGAGTCTTGACGCAATTTAGAAATTGAATTATGAATCTGTGTTTATATATTATagaat encodes:
- the LOC121785059 gene encoding protein LAZ1-like; this encodes MLLRIVNSGYYHLLIWLAAEYSTPIWAVLIAGTFVVVTLTLSIYLMFEHLSAYKNPEEQKFLIGVVLMVPCYAVESFVSMVHPAISVDVGIARDCYESFAMYCFGRYLIACLGGEERAIEFMRREGRAGMKAPLLDDHGHERGIVRHPFPMNYILKPWKLGQWVFQVIKFGIVQYMIIKALTAISAVILEAFDVYCEGDFKWNCGYPYMAVVLNFSQSWALYCLVHFYAITKNELAHIKPLYKFLTFKSIVFLTWWQGVAIALFYAVGLFKSPIAESLQFKSSVQDFIICIEMGLASVVHLYVFPATPYELMGDRFSGSVAVLGDYASVDCPLDPDEVRDSERPTKLRLPQPDYEARSGMTIRESVKDVFLGGGEYIVNDVKFTVTQAVEPVEKGITKFNQKLHKISENIKKEKRTKDDSCISSAKAVIRGIDDPLLIGSFSDSSSSSKRKKHRRKSGYTSAESGNESTIDTAFGGYKIHGRRWLVKD